In Salmo salar chromosome ssa24, Ssal_v3.1, whole genome shotgun sequence, the following proteins share a genomic window:
- the si:ch211-225b11.4 gene encoding thyroid adenoma-associated protein homolog isoform X2, translating to MVPVQSVEDQMKAVLDCVVTEDKIPTDVSTTLKLFINKLDECSRSNIKRCKERSLEEAGQLLRKIPVKQLQCLEERLLLPLIRLLVAMQMQMFNIASRKLDQMLQHLAEVNRLLVFREIQHCLCTIVGKDQALSIGDLQRACMFLEDSSIGRELWREACPSLIDKVAELFPVILEQEGLRNGPLCYQAVKVCLQVFQLLPGEVAPLVWEKEQGSLAVQSILQSLMDIILGQCSNRDTRLLAGTTVAMLINTVLEGREGGAAAWSLLQVTHSEPWQLCVGGLQVQCSPRSQDGVDRLAVSRGLLTCCRRSILVSQVDTTGTCLLLGGLFPLVSALCEEKLDCHYYVFEVLTLWLKSVKECLSEIWEVTSAPLLPDDSSLRRQLIQVIWDNAESPVEGVSEVVRSAFCLLLEIYEMDCQRFGDTQKNLHISLLHRITKLPWEAKAKYFPLCSLLPYVGTDMVLEQYSELPNHLLKCMSTNHLSPCASELYKCLIQKQRCELCEELAQDAPPLELDLANQWARRWRTTLLEALTSDVTLLQNNSSSHLLPWTLRVFPAAVEPLLAPLDPASPGHLHAWACVMSARRATYGGSPWALESGSALETLRLALGCVDDRVRLAALNLLCCSPKTKEAPTPEELSTMRTFIPQNLNSESSPFRQHLQAGVKRFLVRIRDSCLAHLRGQKGKRDGGVSLTKETEMALDQGVGFVDWLSQLPLSYLAPGHSYQRKKTVLLLLSAVLETCTDTWSPDKKKGQPPVNMASLINWARLRGWWDFFSRSKQLVLIGCLEDSTNEIRELSAGLLVRFFPPSFLEDITPVLFGRAELLLCSPRVPEAQMGALIMKVLLQKSGGQSHVPWLDSRINYVSSGDSKASTLVRYLLKELEQHYLIAKDDMMLAARTKPIHGILTALERCILEVPNTLCDVVDHRVTIEILVLLERITLLLLGVLYGDQDACGDEKDIPPSFCDMGNAITSLIGQVAGEDQGEGDECVLLSEEHSLVLTCCWVSLKEIGIFLGSLVERILAQAKQTEPFLTLEDLKRASKVFKNILLKCRHWGAVEGCCVGFTRFCACLLSSSDPELRDIPAHMLKQGLEVLQSRCTSVTRRAAGLPMLILCVVSAEEASKARPLLAHSIHTLLDTARSPLPQDWDQTLDLPQVCAVHTLQALVRGSGLGVAVLQFAPAVAILSLTLLSSPCWAMRNAALQLYSSLCSRLLGQRSGGEEGSTQHGMSPPAFFTHYPALQPFLLGELRGAAEDLQGPSGEARLRLHPSLYPVLTLLAKLQRGVQDQTGTLSDFLIPLLQLAASPIYSVRVMTSKALVAMTPPCQYVSTLLRLTGELPEPQDPSCHNRLHGQLLQIRAILDRGLCTQRPPPDALCDVVDRVESRLWLVTGAQHCPLVRGAYLGVAGLLRGFCSQGFLHQMRDVLLSELHSPHQRLQVGSASFHQNAIHFLCAEPRWACQVWGSFSTESSDLRLSLVSWAAERRRWSGTSMQQVLQTALQANLKEALLDQGVEYSRTYLTTLVAVMTPGADHTLSQEPSPSPPLEGPVLLECVELLLGALEGHRGGPEFLSQALCAASLLLSQSLQTSLFPRWCSLLEVHRVPEAPEALRRSCAGALCLAGAPLLSMALRDHTPLPVFSTRLINTGLYLLQDESQQVRIKAAGFASTLCQARRGGGERSMYLMQVNQALPFLLELLLEECWDSPGALEVLLCHLPQSDLSSVLREARDTGCASLYEQDEANVFAEPSVMSACLLPYLLQLAEKYPASSVVGERLGVWARENVTDLLENLRVCKDLQPGDTLDPAWLALLMDSSFHGTLCGLWARAAFLLRLLEMSDDLRPLCDPESLRKNIQEVHCVLRQNGVQMPAAFTAALTGDLP from the exons ATGGTGCCTGTTCAATCGGTCGAAGATCAGATGAAAGCTGTACTAGACTGTGTGGTTACTGAGGATAAAATACCCACAGATGTCAGCACTACGTTAAAGCTTTTCATTAACAAACTTGATGAGTGCTCAAG GAGCAACATAAAGCGATGCAAAGAGCGTAGTCTGGAGGAGGCAGGCCAGCTGCTGAGGAAGATCCCAGTGAAGCAGCTTCAGTGTTTAGAGGAGAGGCTCCTCTTGCCACTCATCAGGCTACTCGTCGCCATGCAGATGCAGATGTTTAACATCGCCAGTCGCAAATTAGACCAG ATGTTGCAACATCTGGCAGAAGTCAATCGCTTGCTGGTTTTTCGAGAAATCCAACACTGTTTGTGCACTATTGTGGGAAAGGATCAG GCATTATCCATTGGGGACCTCCAGAGAG CTTGCATGTTCCTGGAGGACAGCTCTATTGGTCGTGAGCTGTGGAGAGAGGCCTGCCCTTCCTTGATAGATAAAGTGGCTGAGTTATTCCCTGTAATACTGGAGCAGGAGGGTTTGAGAAATGGCCCACTGTGTTACCAAGCTGTCAAG GTGTGTTTGCAGGTGTTTCAGCTGTTGCCAGGTGAGGTGGCCCCTCTGGTTTGGGAGAAGGAACAGGGGAGTTTGGCAGTGCAGAGCATCCTACAGTCTCTAATGGACATCATCCTGGGACAG TGCTCCAACAGGGACACCCGTCTCCTGGCTGGCACCACAGTGGCCATGCTGATTAACACCGTACTGGAGGGACGGGAGGGAGGAGCAGCTGCCTGGAGTCTGCTACAAGTCACTCACTCAG AGCCCTGGCAGCTGTGTGTGGGTGGTCTCCAGGTACAGTGCAGCCCCCGCTCGCAGGACGGAGTGGACAGACTGGCCGTGAGCAGGGGTCTGCTGACCTGCTGTAGAAGGAGCATCCTAGTCAGTCAGGTGGACACCACAGGG ACTTGTCTCCTCCTGGGTGGTTTGTTTCCTTTGGTTTCTGCTTTGTGTGAGGAGAAGCTTGACTGCCACTACTATGTCTTTGAAG TGTTAACACTGTGGCTGAAGAGTGTTAAGGAGTGTCTATCTGAGATCTGGGAGGTGACCAGCGCTCCCCTGCTGCCAGATGATTCTAGCCTGAGACGACAACTCATCCAGGTCATCTGGGACAATGCTGAGAGTCCA GTCGAGGGTGTGTCAGAGGTTGTGCGCAGTGCGTTCTGCCTGCTGCTGGAGATCTATGAGATGGACTGCCAGCGTTTTGGAGACACACAGAAGAACCTGCACATTTCCTTACTCCACCGCATAACCAAACTGCCCTGGGAGGCCAAAGCCAAATACTTCCCCCTCTGTTCACTGCTCCCTTATGTTGGCACTGACATG GTGCTGGAGCAGTACTCTGAGCTTCCCAACCATCTCCTGAAGTGCATGTCCACGAATCATCTGTCCCCATGTGCCTCAGAGCTTTACAAGTGTCTGATCCAGAAGCAGAGGTGCGAGCTGTGTGAGGAACTGGCCCAGGATGCTCCTCCCTTGGAGCTGGATCTGGCCAATCAGTGGGCCAGGCGTTGGCGGACCACTCTGCTGGAGGCCTTGACCTCTGACGTGACCCTTCTTCAGAACAACAGCTCCAGCCACTTGCTGCCCTGGACCCTGCGTGTCTTCCCCGCTGCTGTGGAGCCCCTGCTGGCCCCTCTAGACCCTGCCTCTCCAGGGCACCTCCATGCCTGGGCCTGTGTGATGAGTGCCCGCCGTGCCACTTATGGAGGCTCCCCCTGGGCCCTGGAGAGTGGCTCTGCCCTGGAGACCCTCCGTCTTGCCCTGGGATGTGTGGACGATAGAGTCCGCCTGGCCGCCCTCAACCTGCTATGCTGCAGCCCAAAGACCAAAGAGGCCCCGACGCCGGAGGAGCTCTCTACCATGAGGACCTTCATCCCCCAGAACCTCAACAGTGAGTCGTCACCGTTCCGCCAGCACCTTCAGGCAGGGGTGAAGAGGTTTCTGGTCCGGATCCGAGACAGCTGCCTGGCCCACCTCAGAGGACAGAAGGGAAAAAGGGACGGTGGTGTCAGCCTCACAAAGGAGACAGAGATGGCACTTGATCAGGGAGTAG GGTTTGTGGACTGGCTGTCCCAGCTGCCGTTGTCCTATCTGGCACCAGGACACAGCTACCAGAGGAAGAAGactgttctgctgctgctgtctgctgtACTAGAGACCTGCACAGACACCTGGAGCCCAGACAAGAAGAAGGGCCAACCCCCAG TTAACATGGCCTCTTTGATCAACTGGGCAAGGCTGAGAGGATGGTGGGATTTCTTCTCTAGATCAAAACAGCTGGTCCTTATTGGCTGTTTAGAGGATTCCACCAATGAG ATTCGGGAGCTCTCTGCAGGATTACTGGTGAGATTTTTCCCACCTAGTTTTCTGGAGGACATTACTCCTGTGCTGTTCGGCCGTGCAGAACTGCTCCTCTGCAGTCCCCGTGTGCCGGAGGCTCAGATGGGAGCTCTGATCATGAAGGTCCTCCTCCAGAA GTCTGGAGGTCAGTCTCATGTGCCCTGGCTGGACAGCCGTATCAACTACGTCAGTTCTGGGGACTCGAAGGCCTCTACTCTGGTCAGGTATCTACTCAAGGAACTCGAGCAGCATTACCTGATCGCTAAGGATGATATGATGCTTGCTGCAAGGACCAAACCCATACACG GTATTTTGACTGCCCTAGAGAGGTGTATACTAGAGGTACCTAACACCCTGTGTGATGTGGTCGATCACAGAGTGACCATAGAGATCCTGGTTCTCCTGGAGAGGATCACTCTGCTCCTCCTGGGTGTGCTGTATGGAGACCAGGATGCCTGCGGGGATGAGAAAG ATATACCCCCATCTTTCTGTGACATGGGGAATGCCATCACCTCTCTGATAGGCCAGGTGGCAGGAGAGGACCAGGGGGAGGGGGATGAGTGTGTGCTGCTGTCTGAGGAACACAGTCTGGTCCTCACCTGCTGTTGGGTCTCCCTCAAG GAAATAGGAATCTTTCTAGGTTCTCTGGTGGAGAGAATCCTTGCTCAGGCCAAACAGACAGAACCCTTTCTAACTTTAGAAGACCTGAAGAGGGCCTCTAAAGTGTTCAAGAACATTCTTCTCAAATGCCGCCACTGG GGGGCAGTAGAGGGCTGCTGTGTGGGCTTTACCAGGTTCTGTGCCTGTCTCCTGAGCAGCAGTGACCCAGAGCTCAGGGATATCCCAGCACACATGCTGAAGCAG GGCCTAGAGGTGCTGCAGTCTCGCTGTACGTCAGTGACCCGGCGGGCGGCAGGGCTTCCCATGCTCATCCTGTGTGTGGTGTCAGCAGAGGAGGCCAGTAAGGCCCGGCCCCTCCTGGCCCACAGCATACACACCCTGCTGGACACAGCCAGGTCCCCTCTGCCCCAGGACTGGGACCAGACACTGGACCTGCCACAG gtgtGTGCGGTCCACACCCTGCAGGCCCTGGTACGAGGCTCTGGGCTGGGAGTTGCTGTGCTGCAGTTTGCCCCGGCTGTGGCCATCCTGTCCCTGACCCTCCTCAGCTCCCCCTGCTGGGCCATGAGGAATGCTGCACTGCAGCTCTACA GCTCTCTGTGCTCAAGGTTGCTGGGTCAGCGCTCTGGAGGTGAGGAGGGCTCCACCCAGCATGGCATGTCTCCCCCCGCCTTCTTCACCCACTACCCTGCCCTGCAGCCCTTCCTCCTGGGGGAGTTGAGGGGGGCGGCAGAGGACTTGCAGGGTCCCTCTGGGGAGGCCCGGCTCCGCCTgcacccctccctctaccctgtcctCACCCTCCTGGCCAAACTCCAGCGAGGGGTCCAAGACCAAACTGG GACTCTGTCAGACTTCCTGATTCCCCTGCTCCAGCTGGCTGCCAGTCCCATCTACAGTGTGAGGGTCATGACCTCCAAAGCCTTGGTCGCCATGACGCCCCCCTGCCAATACGTGAGCACCCTTCTCCGGTTGACAGGAGAGCTGCCGGAGCCCCAGGACCCCAGCTGTCACAATCGTCTGCATGGACAGCTACTGCAGATCAGAGCCATCCTGGACAGGGGTCTATGCACACAACG TCCTCCCCCAGACGCACTGTGTGATGTGGTGGACCGTGTAGAGTCCAGACTGTGGTTGGTGACAGGGGCTCAGCACTGCCCCCTGGTGCGTGGGGCCTACCTGGGTGTGGCAGGCCTGCTGAGGGGGTTCTGTTCTCAGGGGTTCCTCCACCAGATGAGGGATGTGCTCCTGTCAGAGCTCCACTCACCACACCAAAGGCTCCAG GTTGGGTCCGCCTCCTTCCATCAGAACGCTATCCACTTCCTGTGTGCAGAGCCCCGGTGGGCTTGCCAGGTGTGGGGGAGTTTCTCCACAGAGAGCTCTGACCTGAGGCTGTCATTGGTCAGTTGGGCGGCTGAGAGGCGGCGATGGAGTGGGACCAGCATGCAACAGGTGCTGCAGACGGCACTGCAG GCCAACCTGAAGGAGGCACTGTTGGATCAGGGTGTGGAGTACAGCAGGACATATCTGACAACCCTAGTTGCAGTGATGACTCCTGGGGCTGACCATACTCTGTCCCAGGAGccttccccttctccccccctgGAGGGTCCAGTCCTGCTGGAGTGTGTGGAGCTGCTGCTGGGGGCCCTGGAGGGCCACAGAGGGGGGCCAGAGTTCCTATCCCAGGCCCTGTGTGCTGCCAGCCTGCTGCTCTCCCAAAG tcTTCAGACATCTCTGTTCCCTCGGTGGTGCAGTCTGTTGGAGGTCCACCGGGTGCCAGAGGCCCCTGAGGCTCTCAGGAGATCCTGTGCCGGGGCCCTGTGTCTGGCTGGGGCCCCCTTACTGAGCATGGCCCTGAGGGACcacactcctctccctgtcttcagcacCAG GTTGATCAACACAGGGCTTTACCTGCTGCAGGACGAGAGCCAGCAGGTCAGGATAAAAGCGGCCGGTTTTGCCTCCACACTCTGCCaagccaggagaggaggaggggagaggagcatGTACCTGATGCAGGTCAACCAGGCTCTGCCCTTCCTGCTGGAGCTGCTGCTGGAGGAATGCTGGGATAGTCCTGGTGCCCTGGAGGTGTTGCTGTGTCACTTGCCCCAGTCTGACCTGAGCTCAGTCCTGAGGGAGGCCAGGGACACTGG
- the si:ch211-225b11.4 gene encoding thyroid adenoma-associated protein homolog isoform X3 — protein sequence MQMQMFNIASRKLDQMLQHLAEVNRLLVFREIQHCLCTIVGKDQALSIGDLQRACMFLEDSSIGRELWREACPSLIDKVAELFPVILEQEGLRNGPLCYQAVKVCLQVFQLLPGEVAPLVWEKEQGSLAVQSILQSLMDIILGQCSNRDTRLLAGTTVAMLINTVLEGREGGAAAWSLLQVTHSEPWQLCVGGLQVQCSPRSQDGVDRLAVSRGLLTCCRRSILVSQVDTTGTCLLLGGLFPLVSALCEEKLDCHYYVFEVLTLWLKSVKECLSEIWEVTSAPLLPDDSSLRRQLIQVIWDNAESPVEGVSEVVRSAFCLLLEIYEMDCQRFGDTQKNLHISLLHRITKLPWEAKAKYFPLCSLLPYVGTDMVLEQYSELPNHLLKCMSTNHLSPCASELYKCLIQKQRCELCEELAQDAPPLELDLANQWARRWRTTLLEALTSDVTLLQNNSSSHLLPWTLRVFPAAVEPLLAPLDPASPGHLHAWACVMSARRATYGGSPWALESGSALETLRLALGCVDDRVRLAALNLLCCSPKTKEAPTPEELSTMRTFIPQNLNSESSPFRQHLQAGVKRFLVRIRDSCLAHLRGQKGKRDGGVSLTKETEMALDQGVGFVDWLSQLPLSYLAPGHSYQRKKTVLLLLSAVLETCTDTWSPDKKKGQPPVNMASLINWARLRGWWDFFSRSKQLVLIGCLEDSTNEIRELSAGLLVRFFPPSFLEDITPVLFGRAELLLCSPRVPEAQMGALIMKVLLQKSGGQSHVPWLDSRINYVSSGDSKASTLVRYLLKELEQHYLIAKDDMMLAARTKPIHGILTALERCILEVPNTLCDVVDHRVTIEILVLLERITLLLLGVLYGDQDACGDEKDIPPSFCDMGNAITSLIGQVAGEDQGEGDECVLLSEEHSLVLTCCWVSLKEIGIFLGSLVERILAQAKQTEPFLTLEDLKRASKVFKNILLKCRHWGAVEGCCVGFTRFCACLLSSSDPELRDIPAHMLKQGLEVLQSRCTSVTRRAAGLPMLILCVVSAEEASKARPLLAHSIHTLLDTARSPLPQDWDQTLDLPQVCAVHTLQALVRGSGLGVAVLQFAPAVAILSLTLLSSPCWAMRNAALQLYSSLCSRLLGQRSGGEEGSTQHGMSPPAFFTHYPALQPFLLGELRGAAEDLQGPSGEARLRLHPSLYPVLTLLAKLQRGVQDQTGRTLSDFLIPLLQLAASPIYSVRVMTSKALVAMTPPCQYVSTLLRLTGELPEPQDPSCHNRLHGQLLQIRAILDRGLCTQRPPPDALCDVVDRVESRLWLVTGAQHCPLVRGAYLGVAGLLRGFCSQGFLHQMRDVLLSELHSPHQRLQVGSASFHQNAIHFLCAEPRWACQVWGSFSTESSDLRLSLVSWAAERRRWSGTSMQQVLQTALQANLKEALLDQGVEYSRTYLTTLVAVMTPGADHTLSQEPSPSPPLEGPVLLECVELLLGALEGHRGGPEFLSQALCAASLLLSQSLQTSLFPRWCSLLEVHRVPEAPEALRRSCAGALCLAGAPLLSMALRDHTPLPVFSTRLINTGLYLLQDESQQVRIKAAGFASTLCQARRGGGERSMYLMQVNQALPFLLELLLEECWDSPGALEVLLCHLPQSDLSSVLREARDTGCASLYEQDEANVFAEPSVMSACLLPYLLQLAEKYPASSVVGERLGVWARENVTDLLENLRVCKDLQPGDTLDPAWLALLMDSSFHGTLCGLWARAAFLLRLLEMSDDLRPLCDPESLRKNIQEVHCVLRQNGVQMPAAFTAALTGDLP from the exons ATGCAGATGCAGATGTTTAACATCGCCAGTCGCAAATTAGACCAG ATGTTGCAACATCTGGCAGAAGTCAATCGCTTGCTGGTTTTTCGAGAAATCCAACACTGTTTGTGCACTATTGTGGGAAAGGATCAG GCATTATCCATTGGGGACCTCCAGAGAG CTTGCATGTTCCTGGAGGACAGCTCTATTGGTCGTGAGCTGTGGAGAGAGGCCTGCCCTTCCTTGATAGATAAAGTGGCTGAGTTATTCCCTGTAATACTGGAGCAGGAGGGTTTGAGAAATGGCCCACTGTGTTACCAAGCTGTCAAG GTGTGTTTGCAGGTGTTTCAGCTGTTGCCAGGTGAGGTGGCCCCTCTGGTTTGGGAGAAGGAACAGGGGAGTTTGGCAGTGCAGAGCATCCTACAGTCTCTAATGGACATCATCCTGGGACAG TGCTCCAACAGGGACACCCGTCTCCTGGCTGGCACCACAGTGGCCATGCTGATTAACACCGTACTGGAGGGACGGGAGGGAGGAGCAGCTGCCTGGAGTCTGCTACAAGTCACTCACTCAG AGCCCTGGCAGCTGTGTGTGGGTGGTCTCCAGGTACAGTGCAGCCCCCGCTCGCAGGACGGAGTGGACAGACTGGCCGTGAGCAGGGGTCTGCTGACCTGCTGTAGAAGGAGCATCCTAGTCAGTCAGGTGGACACCACAGGG ACTTGTCTCCTCCTGGGTGGTTTGTTTCCTTTGGTTTCTGCTTTGTGTGAGGAGAAGCTTGACTGCCACTACTATGTCTTTGAAG TGTTAACACTGTGGCTGAAGAGTGTTAAGGAGTGTCTATCTGAGATCTGGGAGGTGACCAGCGCTCCCCTGCTGCCAGATGATTCTAGCCTGAGACGACAACTCATCCAGGTCATCTGGGACAATGCTGAGAGTCCA GTCGAGGGTGTGTCAGAGGTTGTGCGCAGTGCGTTCTGCCTGCTGCTGGAGATCTATGAGATGGACTGCCAGCGTTTTGGAGACACACAGAAGAACCTGCACATTTCCTTACTCCACCGCATAACCAAACTGCCCTGGGAGGCCAAAGCCAAATACTTCCCCCTCTGTTCACTGCTCCCTTATGTTGGCACTGACATG GTGCTGGAGCAGTACTCTGAGCTTCCCAACCATCTCCTGAAGTGCATGTCCACGAATCATCTGTCCCCATGTGCCTCAGAGCTTTACAAGTGTCTGATCCAGAAGCAGAGGTGCGAGCTGTGTGAGGAACTGGCCCAGGATGCTCCTCCCTTGGAGCTGGATCTGGCCAATCAGTGGGCCAGGCGTTGGCGGACCACTCTGCTGGAGGCCTTGACCTCTGACGTGACCCTTCTTCAGAACAACAGCTCCAGCCACTTGCTGCCCTGGACCCTGCGTGTCTTCCCCGCTGCTGTGGAGCCCCTGCTGGCCCCTCTAGACCCTGCCTCTCCAGGGCACCTCCATGCCTGGGCCTGTGTGATGAGTGCCCGCCGTGCCACTTATGGAGGCTCCCCCTGGGCCCTGGAGAGTGGCTCTGCCCTGGAGACCCTCCGTCTTGCCCTGGGATGTGTGGACGATAGAGTCCGCCTGGCCGCCCTCAACCTGCTATGCTGCAGCCCAAAGACCAAAGAGGCCCCGACGCCGGAGGAGCTCTCTACCATGAGGACCTTCATCCCCCAGAACCTCAACAGTGAGTCGTCACCGTTCCGCCAGCACCTTCAGGCAGGGGTGAAGAGGTTTCTGGTCCGGATCCGAGACAGCTGCCTGGCCCACCTCAGAGGACAGAAGGGAAAAAGGGACGGTGGTGTCAGCCTCACAAAGGAGACAGAGATGGCACTTGATCAGGGAGTAG GGTTTGTGGACTGGCTGTCCCAGCTGCCGTTGTCCTATCTGGCACCAGGACACAGCTACCAGAGGAAGAAGactgttctgctgctgctgtctgctgtACTAGAGACCTGCACAGACACCTGGAGCCCAGACAAGAAGAAGGGCCAACCCCCAG TTAACATGGCCTCTTTGATCAACTGGGCAAGGCTGAGAGGATGGTGGGATTTCTTCTCTAGATCAAAACAGCTGGTCCTTATTGGCTGTTTAGAGGATTCCACCAATGAG ATTCGGGAGCTCTCTGCAGGATTACTGGTGAGATTTTTCCCACCTAGTTTTCTGGAGGACATTACTCCTGTGCTGTTCGGCCGTGCAGAACTGCTCCTCTGCAGTCCCCGTGTGCCGGAGGCTCAGATGGGAGCTCTGATCATGAAGGTCCTCCTCCAGAA GTCTGGAGGTCAGTCTCATGTGCCCTGGCTGGACAGCCGTATCAACTACGTCAGTTCTGGGGACTCGAAGGCCTCTACTCTGGTCAGGTATCTACTCAAGGAACTCGAGCAGCATTACCTGATCGCTAAGGATGATATGATGCTTGCTGCAAGGACCAAACCCATACACG GTATTTTGACTGCCCTAGAGAGGTGTATACTAGAGGTACCTAACACCCTGTGTGATGTGGTCGATCACAGAGTGACCATAGAGATCCTGGTTCTCCTGGAGAGGATCACTCTGCTCCTCCTGGGTGTGCTGTATGGAGACCAGGATGCCTGCGGGGATGAGAAAG ATATACCCCCATCTTTCTGTGACATGGGGAATGCCATCACCTCTCTGATAGGCCAGGTGGCAGGAGAGGACCAGGGGGAGGGGGATGAGTGTGTGCTGCTGTCTGAGGAACACAGTCTGGTCCTCACCTGCTGTTGGGTCTCCCTCAAG GAAATAGGAATCTTTCTAGGTTCTCTGGTGGAGAGAATCCTTGCTCAGGCCAAACAGACAGAACCCTTTCTAACTTTAGAAGACCTGAAGAGGGCCTCTAAAGTGTTCAAGAACATTCTTCTCAAATGCCGCCACTGG GGGGCAGTAGAGGGCTGCTGTGTGGGCTTTACCAGGTTCTGTGCCTGTCTCCTGAGCAGCAGTGACCCAGAGCTCAGGGATATCCCAGCACACATGCTGAAGCAG GGCCTAGAGGTGCTGCAGTCTCGCTGTACGTCAGTGACCCGGCGGGCGGCAGGGCTTCCCATGCTCATCCTGTGTGTGGTGTCAGCAGAGGAGGCCAGTAAGGCCCGGCCCCTCCTGGCCCACAGCATACACACCCTGCTGGACACAGCCAGGTCCCCTCTGCCCCAGGACTGGGACCAGACACTGGACCTGCCACAG gtgtGTGCGGTCCACACCCTGCAGGCCCTGGTACGAGGCTCTGGGCTGGGAGTTGCTGTGCTGCAGTTTGCCCCGGCTGTGGCCATCCTGTCCCTGACCCTCCTCAGCTCCCCCTGCTGGGCCATGAGGAATGCTGCACTGCAGCTCTACA GCTCTCTGTGCTCAAGGTTGCTGGGTCAGCGCTCTGGAGGTGAGGAGGGCTCCACCCAGCATGGCATGTCTCCCCCCGCCTTCTTCACCCACTACCCTGCCCTGCAGCCCTTCCTCCTGGGGGAGTTGAGGGGGGCGGCAGAGGACTTGCAGGGTCCCTCTGGGGAGGCCCGGCTCCGCCTgcacccctccctctaccctgtcctCACCCTCCTGGCCAAACTCCAGCGAGGGGTCCAAGACCAAACTGG CAGGACTCTGTCAGACTTCCTGATTCCCCTGCTCCAGCTGGCTGCCAGTCCCATCTACAGTGTGAGGGTCATGACCTCCAAAGCCTTGGTCGCCATGACGCCCCCCTGCCAATACGTGAGCACCCTTCTCCGGTTGACAGGAGAGCTGCCGGAGCCCCAGGACCCCAGCTGTCACAATCGTCTGCATGGACAGCTACTGCAGATCAGAGCCATCCTGGACAGGGGTCTATGCACACAACG TCCTCCCCCAGACGCACTGTGTGATGTGGTGGACCGTGTAGAGTCCAGACTGTGGTTGGTGACAGGGGCTCAGCACTGCCCCCTGGTGCGTGGGGCCTACCTGGGTGTGGCAGGCCTGCTGAGGGGGTTCTGTTCTCAGGGGTTCCTCCACCAGATGAGGGATGTGCTCCTGTCAGAGCTCCACTCACCACACCAAAGGCTCCAG GTTGGGTCCGCCTCCTTCCATCAGAACGCTATCCACTTCCTGTGTGCAGAGCCCCGGTGGGCTTGCCAGGTGTGGGGGAGTTTCTCCACAGAGAGCTCTGACCTGAGGCTGTCATTGGTCAGTTGGGCGGCTGAGAGGCGGCGATGGAGTGGGACCAGCATGCAACAGGTGCTGCAGACGGCACTGCAG GCCAACCTGAAGGAGGCACTGTTGGATCAGGGTGTGGAGTACAGCAGGACATATCTGACAACCCTAGTTGCAGTGATGACTCCTGGGGCTGACCATACTCTGTCCCAGGAGccttccccttctccccccctgGAGGGTCCAGTCCTGCTGGAGTGTGTGGAGCTGCTGCTGGGGGCCCTGGAGGGCCACAGAGGGGGGCCAGAGTTCCTATCCCAGGCCCTGTGTGCTGCCAGCCTGCTGCTCTCCCAAAG tcTTCAGACATCTCTGTTCCCTCGGTGGTGCAGTCTGTTGGAGGTCCACCGGGTGCCAGAGGCCCCTGAGGCTCTCAGGAGATCCTGTGCCGGGGCCCTGTGTCTGGCTGGGGCCCCCTTACTGAGCATGGCCCTGAGGGACcacactcctctccctgtcttcagcacCAG GTTGATCAACACAGGGCTTTACCTGCTGCAGGACGAGAGCCAGCAGGTCAGGATAAAAGCGGCCGGTTTTGCCTCCACACTCTGCCaagccaggagaggaggaggggagaggagcatGTACCTGATGCAGGTCAACCAGGCTCTGCCCTTCCTGCTGGAGCTGCTGCTGGAGGAATGCTGGGATAGTCCTGGTGCCCTGGAGGTGTTGCTGTGTCACTTGCCCCAGTCTGACCTGAGCTCAGTCCTGAGGGAGGCCAGGGACACTGG